The following proteins are co-located in the Ailuropoda melanoleuca isolate Jingjing chromosome 13, ASM200744v2, whole genome shotgun sequence genome:
- the TOMM34 gene encoding mitochondrial import receptor subunit TOM34: MGPKLADSVDGLRAAGNQSFRNGQFAEATVLYSRALRTLQAQGCSNPEEESILFSNRAACHLKDGNCKDCIEDCTSALALIPFSMKPLLRRASAYEALEKYPLAYVDYKTVLQIDDSVASALEGINRMTRALVDSLGPEWRLKLPSIPLVPVTAQKRWDSLPLEYHKESAKSKFREATSAKSRVSSSGDVERARVLKEEGNELVKKGNHKKAIEKYSESLSFSDVESATYSNRALCHLALKQYKEAVRDCTEALKLDGKNVKAFYRRAQAYKALKDYQSSFEDVSSLLQLEPRNGPAQKLQQEVNQSLN; the protein is encoded by the exons ATGGGCCCCAAGCTCGCAGACTCCGTGGACGGGCTCCGCGCCGCCGGCAACCAGAGCTTCCGCAACGGCCAGTTCGCCGAGGCCACGGTGCTCTACAGCCGCGCGCTGCGGACGCTGCAGGCGCAAG GTTGTTCAAACCCCGAAGAAGAAAGTATCCTCTTCTCTAACCGCGCAGCATGCCACTTGAAGGATGGCAACTGCAAGGACTGCATCGAAGACTGCACTTC CGCGCTGGCCCTGATTCCCTTCAGCATGAAGCCCCTGCTGCGGCGAGCATCGGCCTACGAGGCTCTGGAGAAGTACCCCCTGGCCTACGTGGACTACAAGACCGTGCTCCAGATTGATGACAGCGTGGCGTCGGCCCTGGAGGGCATCAACAG AATGACCAGAGCTCTCGTGGACTCCCTGGGGCCCGAGTGGCGCCTGAAGCTGCCCTCCATCCCCTTGGTGCCTGTCACAGCTCAGAAGAGGTGGgattccttgcctttggagtacCACAAAGAGAGCGCTAAGAGCAAATTCAGAGAAGCCACAAGTGCCAAGAGCAGAG TGTCTTCTTCTGGGGATGTGGAGAGAGCCAGAGTTCTGAAGGAAGAAGGCAATGAGCTTGTAAAGAAGGGAAACCATAAGAAAGCGATTGAGAAGTACAGTGAGAGCCTCTCCTTTAGCGACGTGGAGTCCGCCACTTACAGCAACAG AGCGCTCTGCCATCTGGCCCTGAAGCAGTACAAGGAAGCAGTGAGGGATTGCACCGAAGCCCTCAAGCTGGATGGAAAGAACGTGAAGGCATTCTACAGACGAGCACAAGCCTACAAGGCACTCAAG GACTACCAGTCCAGCTTTGAGGACGTCAGCAGCCTTCTGCAGCTCGAGCCCAGGAATGGCCCTGCCCAGAAGCTGCAGCAGGAAGTTAACCAGAGCTTAAACTAA